TTCCGACAGCTTCATCACATCTTCGCCGTCAACGATGATCTGGCCTTCGGTCGGATCGATCAGCCGGTTGAAGTGGCGGATGAGTGTCGATTTGCCCGATCCGGACAGACCCATGATCACCGAGATATCACCCTTTTTGATTTTCAGGTTGATATCCTTGAGACCGAGCGTATGGCCGGTTTGGGCGAGGATATCGTCCTTGCTCAAACCCTGATGGACCAGTGGCATATGCTTTTCAGGTTCATTGCCAAACAGCTTGTAGAGCCCTTTTACCTCAATCAATGTATCAGACATTAGTGGGCTCCTTTCATATGCTTCTGGCTACGCTGGGCGTAAGCCTGGGATACCCGGTCGAAGATGATGGCGAGCGCCACAATTGCGAGGCCATTGAAAAGGCCGAGGGTGAAATACTGGTTGGTGATCGATTTGAGAACCGGCTGGCCGAGGCCTTTCACGCCGATCATCGAGGCCACAACAACCATCGCCAGAGCCATCATGATGGTCTGGTTGATGCCTGCCATGATGGTCGGCATGGCGAGCGGCACCTGAACACCGAACAGGCGTTGGTGCGGGCTCGCCCCAAAGGCGGTCGCGGCTTCCAGCACTTCCTTGTCGACAAGGCGAATACCAAGGTTGGTAAGGCGAATGACGGGCGGAATGGCATAGATGACCACAGCGATCAGGCCTGGAATCTTGCCGATGCCGAGCAGCATCACAACCGGAATGAGATAAACGAAGGCAGGCATGGTCTGCATGATGTCGAGAATCGGCGTGACAACCGCCTGAACCCGATCAGACCGGGCCATGGCAATACCGACCGGAATGCCCACGACAATCGCCATCAACGTGCAGACCGTGATCATCGAAAGGGTCCGCATGGTGTCTTCCCACATGCCGAAATAGCCGATCAGCAACAGGGAAATGACAACACCGATCAACAATTTCCAGGAGCGGCTGGCGCTGAAGACAATGGCGCCGATGGCCAAGATAATGATGGGCCACGGGGTGTTCAGCAGCAGTTTCTCGAACCAGATCAAAAAGGCAAGAAGGGGATCGAAGATCGTTTCGATGGCTTCGCCATATTCACGGGAGAAACTGCGATAGGCACCGTCCAGAGTTTTGCGGATAGCAACAAGGGTGCCTCTATCAAGTGAGGGGAATTCGCTCAGCCATGACGCATCCGCCATTTGCTTGCCTCCAATATGTCTGTTTAAAAAACAAAATCCCGGGCCCCAAGCAGGGTCCGGGATTCGTGCGCCTATGACAAGGCGCAATCATGCTTTCTAGAGCTCTGCGAGCGCTTTCTTGACTTTTTCAGCCGCTTCAGCAGGAACCCAGGAAGACCATTGGGCTTCATTTTCTTTCAGGAAGTGGATGCCAGCAATTTCGCCGTCAGCCTGATTGTCTTCCATCCATGCCAGAAGACCGTTCATCTGGGAGTTCTTGAAAGAACGCTTGCCAAGATAAGCGGCGATCTCTTCATGTTTCTTGGAGAAATCACCGGTGGTCACAGTCCAGACTTCAGAAGGCGGATACATGGTTGGTTTTGGATCCGCGCAATCTGCCTGGGTGATGCATTCCTTGAACATTTTGTCGTCGACGCCGGAACCGAAGTCAACTTTGACCATTTCATACTTGCCGAGCACAGCGGTCGGTGCCCAGTAGTAGCCGAGCCAGCCTTCGCCACGCTCATAGGCCTTGGCGATGGAACCAGAGAGGCCCGCGCCTGAACCCGGATCGACAATTTCAAAGCCGGCCTCTTCCATGTTCAAGGCTTTGAACAGGTTGCCGGAAGAAATCTGACAGTTCCAGCCAGCCGGGCAGCCATAGAAGCCTGCAAGGGAATCGTCTTCCGGATGCGGGAACATCTTGACGTTCTTCAGCACCCCTTCGATGGTTGCAAGGCTAGGATCCTTGTCGACCATATATTTCGGTACCCAAAAGCCTTCTTCGCCGCCATCAGACAGGGAGGCGCCGGTAATGGCCAGACGACCTTCTTCGACACCCTTATCAATGGCTTCGCGCATGGAGTTAACCCAGAATTCCGGAGCAATGTCCGGCTCACCCTTCTCGGTCATCGATGCGCCAGTCGGCATGGTGTCGCCAGGAACCAGCTCGGCTTCACAGCCATAGCCGTGTTCGAGAATGAAGCGGTCAACATTGGCGATGAGCGTTGCAGAGTTCCAGTTCATGTCTGCGATGGTGACTTTGCCACAATCTGCAGCCTGTGCAGCAAAGGCGGAGCCTGACAGCATCAAGGCTGCGATCACAAAGCGTTTCATATTTACCTCCGGGATGGTATGTCTCATATATTCTGATCCACTGCAGGACGGCTTTGGGATGCCATCTGGATAGGTAGATCAATCTCGTTGCAGTTGAAGCGTCCGCGCACAGGTGCGCGAAGGGTGATCTCGTGCATGACCGGGGCCGACATCACCCCGGAATTCTCAAAAGAATAAAATCCGAACTTGGGACTGTTCACGCAGTCTTCCTTGTCTGTTTAATGGTCCAGATTTTCGCAGCAGACAGAAGATTAACAATTCTCTTTATGGCTCGTCAATCAAAGATCTCCAAAATCCTGTCGATTAGGTTCGACACTGCCACTGCCTTAAAAAAAATAGTTCACCAATATTTCCAATAAATACCCCAGATAAAACGGAAACAACTTTTTACATTTACTCTAAACTTCCAAAATACAATCGAAATCTTTATTTTAAAAACCATTTTGCAGAAAACAACTTAGGACACAATCTGAGGTTTCAGCAGGAATGATGCATTTTCAAGACTTCGAACGGCTTTTACTGATCAGGAATAGGGCCAATCGGTCCGGAAAAAACCAGATCAATGCGACCAATTGATGCGCCCAAAATGGCGGGGAAAACTTTTTGCAAAGCGGCTTCAAAGGGTCTGAAAGGTCGAATTGAAGAGCGAAGGTTGCCCGAATGAGAATAGAAAAAACAACATCTTGGTGCACTTTTTGCGGCGCACATCTTGCAAGTGCGAACAACCCAGCTCGCTTGCTCTATTCCCCTTCGCCGAAGCGGTCTTCGATCAGAGTGGAGATCGCCTTCAGCGCGTCTTCAGCCTGATTGCCCGACGTCACAACGTCAATGTGACAGCCCGGCGCTGCCGCCAGCATCATCAAACCCATAATTGACGTGCCACACACCGTGTGACCGTCCTTGGAGACCTGTACGTCCGCATCAAACTGATCAACTGTCTGGACAAACTTGGCCGATGCTCTGGCATGCAGGCCACGCTTGTTCTTGATGCACAATCGTTCGGAGAAAGAGGACTGGGACACGTCTGACGAAACGGCTTTCTTGGCAAGGGGTTACACTCTATTGACTGCCCTTGCCCAGAATCACGTCAGGGACCTGGACGAGCCGGTCGGAACACTCCGCTCAGCCGGACAGCAAATCACTGGCAATATTAATATATTTTCGGCCTGCATCACAAGCCTCATGAACAGCTTCGGTCATCGTACGGTCGGCGCGCACACTGGCCAGCTTGATCAGCATCGGTAGATTGACACCGGCCAACACTTCGATCTTGTTCTCGTCCATGACGGAAATCGCCATATTGGACGGTGTTCCACCGAACATGTCGGTGAGCAAAACCACACCATCGCCCTTGTCGACCGCTTCGACGGCGGTGAGAATATCCTGACGCCGCTGCTCCATGTCATCATCCGGGCCGATGCAGATGGTCTCGATCTGCTCCTGTGGCCCGACCACATGTTCCAGCGCGGCACGAAATTCTTCGGCCAGTCGACCGTGTGTAACAAGGACAAGACCAATCATGGAATGTCTGCTCTCCTTCATATGTCCGGCACCCCGACGGATTTTAGTCAGGATGGTCCTTACTACATCCCGTTGGGCACCAAAGACTGCCTATCTTCACCAACATGGGGGCGAACGCAACCCCAAAAGACAGCCCTGAGCCGTCATCCACCAGCCTTCCATGTGGATAGACGGGCAAAAATCAGATCACAAGCGAGTGCGGATTGGCGCTCCGGTGCCTGCAGGTGATCAATGCGAACACCCTGCACGTCCAATCGGGCCTCATCGCGCGAGGGCATGCGCACAATGTCTTTGGCATCGGTCAGGTCGATCAGCAGGTGCATGACAGCACTGGTCAGATGATGGGCGGGGGACAGTTCGGTGACACCAAAGCCCCTCACCTCTTGCAGCCGTCGGGTTGCCAATGGTGCAAAAGCCAGAAGGGATGGGGCTTGGTGCTCGGCGCCAGCAGTTCGCGCAAGGCGGACATAATCGTCACTGATAAGAGCAGCATAGAGGCCGCGATGGTCGGCCTCTTGCCGCAAATGACGCTGAAGCAGGGACTTGCCACTGCCGGTAGCCCCTCTGATCAGGATGCCGAGACTGCCGATCACCAGTGAAGCGGCATGCATGATGTCACTGCCTTGGGCCAGATGATCGGGGATGTCGAAGATGGGCCCATTGCGGGCTTCGTCATGGTCCGGGTCAAGATAAAGCGACATGGCAGGCTCCCAACAGCCTAGATTATTTGGTGCTCATTCACCCAGCTTAGCTGTTTTGGTCGGGTTTGGGATCAAGCCTTTTCGTCGCATTGACAGGACCTGCGGGCAACTCGACCGTAAAGCGAGCACCGAGAATCGTCGCTTCGGCCTCTTCATGGGCGGGGTCTTCGTCCGGCGCACTGGTGCGATTGGACGCGCGTATCGTCCCCTGATAGGCTTCGACGATCTGCTTGGAGATGGACAGACCAAGACCGGAATTCTGACCGAAATCCTCGCCCTGCGGACGGTCGGTATAGAAGCGCTCGAAGACACGATTGACATCCTCGGCCTGAATGCCCGGTCCATGATCGTCGACGGTCACAACGACCTTCTTGTCCTGTCTGGTCAGGGCAACATCGACGGTGCCGCCCGGCGCGGTAAAGGAGCGGGCATTGTCGATCAGATTGACAAAGACCTGCCCCAGACGACTGTCATTGCCATGGACCATGAAGGCATCGGCCATGTCCTCACCACCGGACAGGCTCAGCGTGACATGAATGTCGGATTTGGACCCGATTTCATCCTGAATGGTGACGATCGTTTCCATCAGGGCCTGCAGATCAAGGGGCTCGGAATCCTGTCGCGCCAGTTCTGCGTCCAGACGCGAGGCGTCTGAGATATCCGAGATCAACCGATCAAGGCGCCGCACGTCATGTAGAATGATTCCCACCAGCCGCTCACGGGATTCCGGTTTCTTGGCCAGAGGCAGGGTTTCCACCGCCGAACGCAGGGAAGTCAGCGGATTCTTCAGCTCATGGGCCACGTCGGCCGCGAAGGCTTCGATTGCATCCATGCGCTGATACAGGGTTTTGGTCATCGCCCGCAAGGATTGGCTCAATTGACCGATCTCGTCCTTGCGGTCGGAGAAATCCGGGATCTGTTCGCGGGCCTTGACGCCGCGACGCACCCGTTCTGCGGCTTCGGACAATTTGCGCACCGGCCCGGCAATGGTCCCGGCGAGCAGAATGGACAAGGTACCGGTCACCAAGGCGGAAATCAGAAAGACCCGGACAATACCCCAGCGCTCGGCCTGAACGATTTCATCGATTTCCCCGTCGCGGGTGGAGAGCAGCAAGGCGCCTGCAATGACACGGGAGCGCTGGATCGGCACGGCAGCCGAGACAATCAGACGTCCCTTGTCGTTGACCCGGACAATCGACGCGGCCGACCCGTCAAGGGCCTGGGAGACTTCCGGATAGCGACGCCCGTCGGTGCTGCCCAGCTCCTTGTAGAGGGGCAGATCGGCCTGTCGGATCCAGCTGACGAACCGGCTCCAGACTTCCGTCCATCCCTCCTCGCGCTCCACCTCCGGCTCGGGCAGATTGAAACGCAGGATGCCACGGGCATGAAGCTGGCGGGAATCAATCACCAGATTGCCAGCCAGATCATAGATACGGGCACGGGTGTCGGTGGGTGAAATAGCCGCGCGTAGAATGGGAGCCGCCCGTTCGGGATCGATGGGAAACTCGAAGAATCCGAAGGTATCATCAGTCGGTGTGAAGCTTTCACCCGCCTGCAGTTCCAGCAGCCGATCCGGATTGATGGTGATCGCGTCGGCGTCAGCCGCCGCTGAGGCAGCTACGGCCCCGGCGATGATCTTGCCCTGAGTCAGCAGAGAAGAGACGCGGGCATCGATCAAGCCTTCGCGGAACTGGTTGAGATAGAGAATGCCAAGCACCAGCACAGCCAACGCGGCAAGATTGAGAAAGACGATTCGACGGGTCAGGGAAGAAAAGGCAATTGAAGCACCAAGGCTGCGCAAGGGCGCAAGGCTGCGCTTCCGGCTTTCACCGGAAGAGGCTCGCTTGGCTTCCTGTTTGTCCCTGCTTTTCTGCAACATGGTCTTCCAGTCTGCGGATATGCCTGCCTTATGCTTTGTCGGCTTATCCCTTATTCATTCTCTGATCGCCAAGACACGGGCCTTGCCCTTGTCAAACCCGCCTTGACTGGCGCAAACCGGCCCTCTTTATGCGTGTTTTGGCAGACGTTCAGCCAAGGCTGGATAATGCGCGCGAAACGCATCCATAAATTCGTTGACCCATGGCCATTGCACTTCCCAACGCCCGGCAAAGCGAAGTGCCAGATACCCTGCCATTCCGGCGAGAGCCAGATGGCCACCATTTAGCCCATCAGCCAATGTTGGTGGGGCCGCCTGCAATCGATCGAGGCCCCGCGCGACTTTCTCCCACTGCCGGTCAAGCGCCAGCTGGTATATCTTGTCATC
This DNA window, taken from Cohaesibacter intestini, encodes the following:
- a CDS encoding ABC transporter permease; translated protein: MADASWLSEFPSLDRGTLVAIRKTLDGAYRSFSREYGEAIETIFDPLLAFLIWFEKLLLNTPWPIIILAIGAIVFSASRSWKLLIGVVISLLLIGYFGMWEDTMRTLSMITVCTLMAIVVGIPVGIAMARSDRVQAVVTPILDIMQTMPAFVYLIPVVMLLGIGKIPGLIAVVIYAIPPVIRLTNLGIRLVDKEVLEAATAFGASPHQRLFGVQVPLAMPTIMAGINQTIMMALAMVVVASMIGVKGLGQPVLKSITNQYFTLGLFNGLAIVALAIIFDRVSQAYAQRSQKHMKGAH
- a CDS encoding ABC transporter substrate-binding protein, whose amino-acid sequence is MKRFVIAALMLSGSAFAAQAADCGKVTIADMNWNSATLIANVDRFILEHGYGCEAELVPGDTMPTGASMTEKGEPDIAPEFWVNSMREAIDKGVEEGRLAITGASLSDGGEEGFWVPKYMVDKDPSLATIEGVLKNVKMFPHPEDDSLAGFYGCPAGWNCQISSGNLFKALNMEEAGFEIVDPGSGAGLSGSIAKAYERGEGWLGYYWAPTAVLGKYEMVKVDFGSGVDDKMFKECITQADCADPKPTMYPPSEVWTVTTGDFSKKHEEIAAYLGKRSFKNSQMNGLLAWMEDNQADGEIAGIHFLKENEAQWSSWVPAEAAEKVKKALAEL
- a CDS encoding HPr family phosphocarrier protein produces the protein MSQSSFSERLCIKNKRGLHARASAKFVQTVDQFDADVQVSKDGHTVCGTSIMGLMMLAAAPGCHIDVVTSGNQAEDALKAISTLIEDRFGEGE
- a CDS encoding PTS sugar transporter subunit IIA; the protein is MIGLVLVTHGRLAEEFRAALEHVVGPQEQIETICIGPDDDMEQRRQDILTAVEAVDKGDGVVLLTDMFGGTPSNMAISVMDENKIEVLAGVNLPMLIKLASVRADRTMTEAVHEACDAGRKYINIASDLLSG
- a CDS encoding HPr kinase/phosphorylase yields the protein MSLYLDPDHDEARNGPIFDIPDHLAQGSDIMHAASLVIGSLGILIRGATGSGKSLLQRHLRQEADHRGLYAALISDDYVRLARTAGAEHQAPSLLAFAPLATRRLQEVRGFGVTELSPAHHLTSAVMHLLIDLTDAKDIVRMPSRDEARLDVQGVRIDHLQAPERQSALACDLIFARLSTWKAGG
- a CDS encoding sensor histidine kinase encodes the protein MLQKSRDKQEAKRASSGESRKRSLAPLRSLGASIAFSSLTRRIVFLNLAALAVLVLGILYLNQFREGLIDARVSSLLTQGKIIAGAVAASAAADADAITINPDRLLELQAGESFTPTDDTFGFFEFPIDPERAAPILRAAISPTDTRARIYDLAGNLVIDSRQLHARGILRFNLPEPEVEREEGWTEVWSRFVSWIRQADLPLYKELGSTDGRRYPEVSQALDGSAASIVRVNDKGRLIVSAAVPIQRSRVIAGALLLSTRDGEIDEIVQAERWGIVRVFLISALVTGTLSILLAGTIAGPVRKLSEAAERVRRGVKAREQIPDFSDRKDEIGQLSQSLRAMTKTLYQRMDAIEAFAADVAHELKNPLTSLRSAVETLPLAKKPESRERLVGIILHDVRRLDRLISDISDASRLDAELARQDSEPLDLQALMETIVTIQDEIGSKSDIHVTLSLSGGEDMADAFMVHGNDSRLGQVFVNLIDNARSFTAPGGTVDVALTRQDKKVVVTVDDHGPGIQAEDVNRVFERFYTDRPQGEDFGQNSGLGLSISKQIVEAYQGTIRASNRTSAPDEDPAHEEAEATILGARFTVELPAGPVNATKRLDPKPDQNS